Proteins from a genomic interval of Bacteroidota bacterium:
- a CDS encoding (Fe-S)-binding protein, with product MEVDIFIPCFIDQIYPSTGMNMVKVLEKLGVKVHYNDNQTCCGQMAFNNGFWDEAKTVGEKFIKDFPNNRYVVGPSASCVGYVRNYFDKLFYNSALHIEYKKLKENIFEFTDFIVNVLDIQDVGATFESVVTYHDSCSALREYGIKEEPRILLQQVRGLELREMRDTDVCCGFGGTFSVKYQAIASAMAEQKVTNALETGAEYIISTDSSCLMHQEGYIRRNNLPIKVLHIADVLASGW from the coding sequence ATGGAAGTCGATATATTTATTCCATGTTTTATTGATCAGATCTATCCCTCAACGGGTATGAATATGGTAAAGGTGCTGGAGAAGCTGGGCGTGAAAGTGCACTATAACGATAATCAGACATGCTGCGGGCAAATGGCCTTCAACAACGGATTTTGGGATGAAGCCAAAACTGTGGGAGAGAAGTTTATTAAAGATTTCCCCAATAACCGTTATGTGGTTGGGCCCTCTGCCTCCTGCGTCGGATACGTCAGGAATTATTTCGATAAGCTGTTTTATAATTCAGCCCTCCATATCGAATACAAAAAACTGAAGGAAAATATCTTTGAATTCACCGATTTCATCGTTAATGTCCTCGATATACAAGATGTCGGCGCCACATTTGAATCCGTTGTCACATACCATGATTCTTGTTCGGCATTGAGGGAGTATGGTATTAAGGAAGAGCCAAGAATTCTGTTGCAGCAGGTCAGGGGTCTTGAACTGAGAGAAATGAGGGACACAGATGTTTGTTGCGGTTTCGGTGGCACCTTTTCCGTCAAGTATCAGGCCATCGCATCAGCAATGGCTGAACAAAAGGTCACTAATGCACTTGAAACTGGAGCTGAATATATTATTTCTACCGATTCCTCCTGCCTCATGCATCAGGAAGGATATATCCGCAGAAATAACCTGCCCATCAAGGTGCTTCACATAGCTGATGTTCTGGCATCAGGATGGTAA
- the aroA gene encoding 3-phosphoshikimate 1-carboxyvinyltransferase: protein MIILDIYKKNAIVNGIVELPASKSISNRLLVIRSLCHHPFLIHNLSDAEDTRIMQELVEKVIGTAHQSPGFKIPVPNSLPLSPSVVEDKIVPLVLDARDAGTVLRFLTALLSVTPGCYILTGSERMKQRPVSEMVEALIALGAHIKCTAKKGFPPILINGRPLPGGKITLDASRSSQFLTALLLVAPAMRNGLEIQVLNKIASRPYVDMTIKLLNKFNVDVVRNENRYMVSYQDYIPNDISVETDWSSASFWYETVALADDGDLMLKNLPEESIQGDAILIQVFERLGVKTLFEAGGAKLIRTGNCVDYFEFDFSNYPDLVPAVAVTCAARNIPARLKGIRNLEIKESPRISALCSELGKMNFNLWRENNDSLLIGESHDPVNPSALLDSYHDHRMAMAFAPLALKSGKISILDSGVVSKSYPTFWKELEKAEFVLTYR from the coding sequence GTGATCATTCTGGATATTTATAAGAAAAATGCCATTGTAAATGGAATAGTGGAATTACCTGCTTCAAAAAGCATCAGCAACCGTCTTTTGGTCATCAGGTCTCTATGCCACCATCCATTCCTGATCCATAACCTCTCTGATGCCGAAGATACGCGGATCATGCAGGAACTCGTAGAAAAAGTCATTGGGACTGCCCATCAATCTCCAGGTTTCAAGATTCCTGTACCGAACTCCCTTCCTCTTTCTCCTTCAGTTGTGGAAGATAAAATAGTTCCTTTGGTATTGGATGCACGTGATGCCGGTACCGTCCTGCGTTTTCTCACTGCTCTTCTATCTGTAACTCCTGGTTGTTATATACTGACTGGCTCTGAACGTATGAAGCAACGACCTGTCAGCGAAATGGTCGAGGCTTTGATTGCACTGGGTGCACATATTAAGTGTACTGCGAAAAAAGGATTTCCACCCATTTTGATAAATGGAAGACCTTTACCCGGAGGAAAAATCACCCTGGATGCCAGCCGCAGCAGCCAGTTCCTTACAGCGCTTCTTCTGGTGGCACCTGCAATGAGAAATGGCCTGGAGATTCAAGTTTTGAATAAGATCGCATCACGCCCATACGTCGATATGACCATTAAACTCCTCAATAAATTTAATGTAGATGTCGTGCGGAATGAAAACCGCTATATGGTATCTTATCAGGACTATATACCCAACGATATTTCAGTTGAAACCGATTGGTCTTCAGCTTCATTTTGGTACGAAACAGTTGCCCTTGCGGATGATGGAGACCTGATGCTTAAAAACCTGCCGGAGGAAAGTATACAGGGTGATGCAATCCTGATTCAGGTATTTGAAAGATTGGGGGTAAAGACACTTTTTGAAGCCGGGGGCGCAAAATTGATAAGGACAGGTAATTGCGTTGACTATTTCGAATTTGATTTTAGTAATTATCCCGACCTGGTGCCGGCTGTTGCGGTTACATGCGCTGCGCGGAATATCCCTGCCCGCCTGAAAGGTATTAGAAACTTGGAAATAAAAGAATCACCAAGGATATCGGCACTGTGCAGTGAATTAGGGAAAATGAATTTTAACTTGTGGAGAGAAAACAATGATTCTTTGTTGATCGGCGAAAGCCATGATCCTGTCAATCCATCAGCCCTTCTTGATAGTTACCATGATCACCGCATGGCCATGGCATTTGCTCCACTTGCATTGAAATCGGGGAAGATCAGCATACTCGATTCCGGCGTCGTTAGCAAATCGTACCCTACATTCTGGAAGGAATTGGAGAAAGCCGAATTTGTCTTAACCTATAGATAA
- the aroB gene encoding 3-dehydroquinate synthase, whose amino-acid sequence MRILRSETYTIYIGEDIFEEIQMFFRNPDVREETVIILVDENTKNLCLPLVRNKVGAFSKAKIIEVKSGEENKDINTCIELWQHLLNVNADRKSVLVNIGGGVITDMGGFVASTFKRGISYVNIPTTLLGQVDAAIGGKVGVNLFDLKNQIGVFSHPEAVFIIPSFCDTLTNQQKLSGFAEMIKHALIMDQQYWEIIRNLSFKDITSWENLILRSVEIKNNVARNDPYEKSLRRRLNFGHTFGHAFETLSLMKRDNRLTHGHAVAMGMICESYLSNKIRGLSVKSMDEIITYILGNFDHYNLSDTDRSALLEIIRYDKKNDRNRINVTLLPTIGNAMIDQWCSDEFIMESLDFYSGLK is encoded by the coding sequence ATGCGCATACTCAGGTCAGAAACATACACCATTTATATTGGAGAAGATATTTTTGAAGAAATTCAGATGTTTTTTCGAAACCCCGATGTCAGGGAGGAAACAGTGATCATCCTCGTCGATGAGAATACAAAAAACTTATGTCTTCCCCTTGTCAGAAATAAAGTCGGTGCGTTCAGCAAAGCAAAGATCATTGAAGTAAAAAGTGGCGAAGAAAACAAAGATATCAATACTTGTATCGAATTATGGCAGCACCTGCTGAACGTGAATGCCGACAGAAAGTCGGTTCTGGTAAACATCGGTGGAGGTGTTATTACCGACATGGGGGGCTTTGTAGCTTCTACCTTTAAAAGAGGAATTAGCTATGTCAATATTCCTACTACCTTACTTGGACAGGTCGATGCAGCAATAGGAGGGAAGGTTGGCGTCAACCTTTTTGACCTTAAGAACCAGATAGGCGTTTTTTCCCACCCTGAAGCCGTATTTATCATCCCCTCGTTTTGTGATACCCTTACTAATCAGCAAAAACTTTCAGGATTCGCTGAAATGATTAAACATGCCCTTATCATGGACCAGCAATACTGGGAAATAATACGAAACCTTTCCTTTAAAGATATTACTTCATGGGAAAATCTGATATTGCGATCGGTTGAAATCAAAAATAATGTAGCAAGAAATGATCCCTATGAGAAAAGTCTTCGTCGCAGACTGAATTTCGGACATACTTTTGGACATGCTTTTGAAACTCTCTCGCTGATGAAAAGAGATAACAGGCTCACACATGGACATGCCGTCGCAATGGGTATGATCTGTGAATCCTATTTATCAAATAAAATCAGGGGATTATCAGTCAAATCTATGGACGAGATTATCACTTATATCCTTGGAAATTTTGACCATTATAACCTGTCGGATACCGATAGATCGGCACTTCTTGAAATTATCAGATATGATAAGAAGAATGATAGAAACAGGATCAATGTGACCCTCCTGCCTACTATCGGAAATGCAATGATTGATCAGTGGTGCAGCGACGAATTCATCATGGAAAGTCTGGATTTTTATTCCGGATTAAAGTAA
- a CDS encoding alanine dehydrogenase, protein MLAEQDNIIRMSQSGKLMPKEEILEVTRRKSCLKIGVPREISSHEHRIALVPQAVGLLAANGHVVLVESGAGDAAYFSDNKFSESGAHIVYSPQEVYDADIIIKVSPPLSEEIELLKPKQTLFSALHLAGQTEIFFRKLINKKMTALAYEYIKDKADSYSLRRSMSEIVGSTVVLIAAEYLSKPGFGKGCLLGGITGITPTEIVILGAGTVGEYAVRAALGLGATVKVFDNSIYKLRRLQNSINTRIFTSIIQPKVLLDALKTADVVIGAIHSCETQAPVIITEDMVRQMSYGSVIIDVSIDQGGCIETSQVTSHANPVFRKWDITHYCVPNIASRVPHTASYALSNFLAPMLLKLGEEGGIDNLLRSDKGLRHGVYLFNGTITKMMISNTFALPYQDIELLMAAYH, encoded by the coding sequence ATGCTTGCTGAGCAAGATAATATTATCCGCATGTCGCAATCCGGAAAATTGATGCCTAAGGAGGAGATTCTCGAGGTCACAAGGAGAAAATCCTGTTTGAAAATAGGTGTACCCCGGGAAATTTCTTCTCACGAACATAGAATAGCGCTGGTGCCGCAAGCAGTGGGCTTACTTGCTGCCAATGGCCATGTCGTGCTTGTGGAGTCGGGCGCTGGAGATGCCGCCTATTTCAGCGACAATAAGTTCAGTGAATCTGGTGCTCACATCGTTTATTCGCCTCAGGAAGTGTATGATGCTGATATCATTATTAAAGTGTCGCCCCCTTTATCCGAAGAGATCGAATTATTGAAGCCCAAACAAACACTTTTTTCAGCACTTCATTTAGCCGGACAGACGGAAATTTTTTTCAGGAAACTGATCAATAAGAAAATGACAGCCCTGGCTTATGAATATATCAAGGATAAGGCTGATTCTTACTCTTTACGGCGTTCAATGAGCGAGATAGTCGGAAGCACTGTTGTTCTTATAGCAGCTGAATACCTCAGCAAACCCGGCTTTGGAAAAGGTTGTCTGCTGGGTGGTATCACAGGCATTACACCAACAGAAATCGTTATACTTGGAGCAGGGACTGTCGGGGAGTATGCCGTGCGTGCGGCTCTTGGACTTGGAGCCACAGTCAAGGTTTTTGATAACTCCATTTATAAACTGCGCCGTTTACAAAATAGCATTAATACCCGGATATTTACATCTATCATACAACCTAAGGTTTTACTTGATGCCCTGAAAACAGCCGATGTCGTCATCGGTGCCATCCACTCGTGTGAAACCCAGGCTCCTGTCATCATTACGGAAGATATGGTCCGCCAGATGTCTTATGGTTCTGTGATCATTGATGTCAGCATTGATCAGGGAGGCTGTATCGAAACCTCTCAGGTTACTTCACATGCCAACCCGGTATTCAGGAAATGGGACATAACACATTATTGTGTGCCGAATATCGCTTCCAGGGTGCCTCATACGGCTTCTTACGCTCTGAGTAATTTTCTTGCCCCAATGTTGCTCAAGCTGGGTGAGGAAGGCGGCATCGACAACCTGCTTAGATCTGATAAGGGTCTGCGCCATGGCGTTTATCTATTCAATGGAACCATCACAAAAATGATGATTAGCAACACCTTTGCCTTACCTTATCAGGATATCGAATTACTTATGGCAGCCTATCACTAA
- the tsaE gene encoding tRNA (adenosine(37)-N6)-threonylcarbamoyltransferase complex ATPase subunit type 1 TsaE, with product MESVLCKYITELDSISRRIINHYPGHRVFGFYGKMGAGKTTFIKSMCRVLGVMDVVNSPTFSIINEYMTAKGESIYHFDLYRLKSANELMDLGYEDYLFSGSYCMIEWPEKFEELLPENFVYIKIEVDQTDQSRMITY from the coding sequence ATGGAATCTGTTCTTTGCAAATATATCACTGAACTTGATAGCATCTCCCGCCGGATCATTAATCATTATCCTGGTCATCGTGTTTTTGGTTTCTATGGGAAAATGGGTGCCGGCAAGACTACTTTTATAAAATCTATGTGCCGTGTTCTTGGTGTAATGGATGTGGTGAACAGCCCGACTTTTTCCATTATCAATGAATACATGACCGCTAAAGGGGAAAGCATATATCATTTTGACTTATACCGGTTGAAAAGTGCAAATGAATTGATGGATCTGGGCTATGAAGATTATTTATTCAGCGGGTCATATTGCATGATCGAATGGCCTGAAAAATTTGAGGAACTTTTACCTGAAAATTTCGTATATATCAAAATTGAAGTCGATCAAACAGACCAGAGCCGAATGATAACTTATTGA
- a CDS encoding PglZ domain-containing protein, which yields MTKISILWADDEIELLKPHILFLEEKGYEVHTTNNGDEALDLLMSRPFDIVFLDEQMPGLSGIETLSLMKNKYPNLPIVMITKSEEETIMEDAIGSKISDYLIKPVNPKQLLLCLKKNMDTKKLVSEKTTHNYQQEFRNIGMEITNNLDYMQWVDIYRKLTYWELELGNAQDESVVEILRTQKEEANQVFSKFIESNYLSWISGRSERRPVQSHTLMREKVFPFLNTNRTVFMILIDNLRYDQWKVLQPIIEGYYRTETEDLYYSILPTTTQYARNALFSGLMPSEIEKKYPQYWLSEGDEGTKNQFEEQLLAEQLKRFGKDIKFSYTKVLNLNVGRRLLDNLPNLFNNKLNVIVYNFVDMLSHARTEMNIIRELADDEPAYRSITLSWFEHSPLLEIIRYLSEKGAQLIITTDHGSVRVQNPVKIVGDKFTTTNLRYKSGKSLNYQKREVFEVRNPDDAYLPRSNVSSAYVFCRRNDFFAYPNNYNYYVNYYRNTFQHGGISIEEMLIPFITLSPKSVS from the coding sequence ATGACAAAAATAAGCATTTTATGGGCTGATGATGAAATTGAACTCCTCAAACCCCATATTTTATTTCTGGAAGAAAAAGGCTATGAGGTCCATACAACCAATAACGGTGATGAAGCTCTTGACCTGTTGATGTCACGTCCTTTCGATATTGTTTTTCTTGATGAACAGATGCCGGGTTTATCAGGCATTGAAACACTGTCGCTCATGAAAAACAAATATCCCAATCTGCCGATAGTCATGATCACTAAGAGTGAAGAGGAAACTATCATGGAAGACGCAATTGGGTCAAAAATATCCGACTATCTGATAAAACCGGTTAATCCAAAACAGTTGCTCCTGTGCCTTAAAAAGAATATGGATACCAAAAAGCTCGTCAGTGAAAAAACTACACATAACTATCAGCAGGAGTTCCGTAACATTGGCATGGAGATAACCAATAATCTGGATTATATGCAGTGGGTTGATATCTATCGGAAATTGACCTATTGGGAACTTGAACTGGGAAATGCACAGGATGAAAGTGTGGTAGAAATCCTCCGGACACAAAAAGAAGAGGCCAACCAGGTCTTTTCTAAATTTATTGAATCCAATTATCTTTCCTGGATTAGTGGCAGATCTGAAAGACGACCGGTGCAGTCTCATACCCTTATGAGAGAAAAGGTTTTCCCCTTTTTGAATACCAACAGGACGGTGTTTATGATACTGATAGATAATTTGCGCTATGATCAGTGGAAAGTACTGCAGCCTATCATTGAAGGGTATTACCGCACTGAAACGGAGGATTTGTATTACAGCATCCTGCCTACCACCACACAATATGCAAGGAATGCTTTGTTTTCAGGATTAATGCCCTCTGAAATCGAAAAAAAGTATCCTCAATATTGGTTGAGTGAAGGGGATGAAGGAACCAAGAACCAGTTTGAAGAGCAATTGCTCGCAGAGCAGCTTAAACGTTTTGGTAAAGATATTAAGTTCTCCTATACAAAGGTCTTGAACCTTAATGTAGGTCGCCGGCTTCTCGATAATCTGCCCAATCTTTTCAATAATAAATTGAACGTTATTGTTTATAATTTTGTAGATATGCTTTCACATGCCAGAACTGAAATGAATATCATCCGCGAATTGGCTGACGACGAACCGGCTTATCGTTCAATTACTTTATCCTGGTTCGAACACTCTCCTTTGCTGGAAATTATCCGGTATTTATCGGAAAAAGGTGCTCAACTCATTATTACAACTGATCATGGTTCTGTCAGAGTCCAGAATCCTGTTAAAATTGTGGGGGACAAATTCACTACGACAAACCTCAGGTACAAATCAGGGAAAAGCCTCAATTACCAGAAACGTGAAGTGTTCGAGGTCAGGAATCCTGACGATGCTTATTTACCGAGATCAAATGTCAGCTCAGCATATGTCTTTTGCAGGAGAAATGATTTCTTCGCTTACCCCAATAACTATAATTATTATGTGAACTATTACAGGAATACATTTCAGCACGGGGGAATTTCGATAGAAGAGATGCTTATCCCATTTATCACCCTAAGTCCGAAATCTGTATCCTGA
- a CDS encoding HD domain-containing protein, producing MARHSSFNKRKIINDPVYGFIAIPSELVFDIIEHPYFQRLRRINQLGLTHLIYPGALHTRFHHSLGAMYLMRQAIETLRSKGKKITDEEASGALIAILLHDIGHTPFSHTLENHIIFGINHEELTDLFIRRFNDIFNGQLSTALEIFRNSYPKSFLHQLVSSQLDMDRLDFLKRDSFYTGVSEGVINTDRIIDMLDVVNDELVVEAKGIYSIEKFIVARRLMYWQVYLHKTVIAAEKMLISILERARFLTKMHSDLFATPNLAKFLKNTYSKHDFAYNKSLLDSFAELDDNDIMASIKVWAGHDDKILSSLCRDLILRHLFKIEIQRMPFDENYIQSLKEKVCKSYQIDMSESEYFVITDVIANSAYNPFNDKIKIYYKDGSVIDIIEASDQLNVAVLSNTVTKYFLCYPKTLCDTN from the coding sequence TTGGCCAGGCATTCGTCATTCAATAAAAGGAAAATCATCAACGATCCTGTTTATGGTTTTATTGCCATCCCCAGCGAGCTGGTATTTGATATCATTGAACATCCGTATTTTCAGAGGTTACGGCGTATCAATCAATTGGGTCTGACCCACCTGATCTATCCTGGCGCCCTGCATACCCGATTTCATCATTCCCTTGGTGCAATGTACCTGATGCGTCAGGCAATTGAAACACTCAGGTCAAAAGGTAAAAAAATCACAGATGAAGAAGCGAGCGGGGCATTAATAGCCATCTTATTGCATGATATAGGCCATACCCCATTTTCGCACACGCTGGAAAACCATATTATTTTTGGCATTAATCACGAAGAGCTCACGGATTTGTTTATCCGACGATTCAATGATATCTTCAATGGGCAATTGTCAACAGCATTAGAAATCTTTCGCAACAGCTACCCAAAGAGTTTCCTGCACCAGTTGGTTTCGAGCCAGCTTGATATGGACAGGCTGGATTTTCTGAAACGTGACAGTTTCTATACAGGAGTTTCAGAAGGTGTAATCAATACTGACCGGATCATTGATATGCTCGACGTTGTAAATGACGAACTGGTTGTTGAAGCTAAGGGTATTTATTCCATTGAAAAATTTATTGTTGCACGACGGCTGATGTATTGGCAGGTATACTTGCATAAAACCGTCATTGCCGCTGAAAAGATGTTGATCAGTATATTAGAGAGAGCAAGATTTCTAACGAAGATGCATTCTGATCTCTTTGCTACACCAAATTTGGCAAAGTTCCTTAAAAACACTTACAGTAAACATGATTTCGCTTATAATAAGTCACTGCTGGATTCCTTTGCAGAACTGGATGATAATGACATCATGGCCTCCATTAAAGTGTGGGCCGGTCATGACGATAAAATACTTTCCAGTCTATGCCGTGATCTTATCCTAAGACATCTGTTCAAGATTGAGATCCAGCGTATGCCATTCGACGAGAATTACATCCAAAGTCTGAAGGAGAAAGTCTGCAAGTCATATCAAATCGATATGAGCGAGTCAGAATATTTTGTCATCACCGATGTTATAGCAAATAGTGCTTATAATCCATTCAATGATAAGATAAAAATATATTACAAGGATGGAAGCGTGATAGATATTATCGAAGCCTCAGACCAGCTCAATGTTGCTGTGCTGTCGAACACAGTGACCAAATATTTTTTATGTTACCCAAAAACGTTGTGTGATACGAACTGA
- the lpxD gene encoding UDP-3-O-(3-hydroxymyristoyl)glucosamine N-acyltransferase — translation MNFTARHIAQILDGNIEGNPEAMVNGLSKIDEGLPGTLSFLANPKYTPFIYKTKATVIIVHKNFVAAQPLNSTLIRVEDPYLSFAKLLELYNHMTFSKTGISSNALVSNSAKLGENIFVGDFTCIGDDSVICDNVKIDSQVFIGDHVVIGDNTVIYPGVKIYSGMLIGKNCIFQSGVVIGSDGFGFAPQSDNQYKKVAQIGNVIIEDNVEIGANTTIDRATLGSTIIHSGVKLDNLIQIAHNVEIGENTVIAAQSGISGSTKIGKNCMIGGQVGIIGHLTIGDNVKIAAQSGIGSNIKDGHIVMGSPAFDISKYKKSYVHFRNLDLYIKKLEELENLIKGKDK, via the coding sequence ATGAATTTTACCGCCCGGCATATAGCACAGATACTTGATGGGAATATTGAAGGTAATCCTGAGGCCATGGTGAATGGCCTTTCAAAAATTGACGAGGGTTTGCCCGGGACTTTAAGTTTTTTAGCTAATCCGAAATACACGCCTTTCATCTATAAAACAAAGGCAACAGTGATTATTGTCCATAAGAATTTTGTTGCAGCACAGCCTTTAAACAGCACATTAATCCGTGTTGAAGATCCTTATCTGTCGTTTGCCAAACTTCTTGAATTATATAACCATATGACATTTTCAAAGACCGGCATTTCTTCAAATGCACTGGTATCTAATTCAGCTAAGTTAGGAGAAAATATATTTGTTGGTGATTTCACATGCATTGGTGACGATTCGGTGATTTGTGATAATGTTAAAATCGATTCTCAGGTATTCATTGGTGATCATGTGGTTATTGGGGATAACACAGTCATTTATCCAGGGGTGAAGATATATTCCGGCATGCTGATAGGCAAAAACTGTATTTTCCAATCGGGCGTGGTTATCGGTTCTGATGGTTTTGGATTTGCGCCCCAGTCCGATAACCAGTACAAAAAGGTTGCCCAGATTGGCAATGTGATAATTGAAGATAACGTTGAGATCGGTGCTAATACTACTATCGACAGGGCGACACTCGGGTCCACTATCATCCATAGCGGTGTTAAGCTGGACAACCTGATTCAGATTGCACATAATGTTGAGATCGGAGAAAATACGGTTATTGCTGCACAATCAGGCATTTCCGGATCTACAAAGATTGGAAAAAATTGTATGATCGGGGGGCAGGTAGGGATTATCGGACATCTTACCATTGGCGACAATGTAAAAATCGCAGCCCAGTCGGGTATCGGGTCAAATATTAAAGACGGGCATATTGTAATGGGCTCACCGGCTTTTGACATATCCAAGTACAAAAAATCATATGTTCATTTTCGAAACCTTGATTTATACATAAAAAAACTGGAAGAGCTGGAAAATTTGATAAAAGGAAAAGACAAATAA
- a CDS encoding bifunctional UDP-3-O-[3-hydroxymyristoyl] N-acetylglucosamine deacetylase/3-hydroxyacyl-ACP dehydratase, with the protein MAERQKTIKNSISISGAGLHTGKNVTLTFKPAPINHGITFIRTDIDGRPVISADVDNVVDTTRGTTLAKNGAKIITVEHVLAAVAGLCIDNLIIEVDCSETPILDGSSKYYVNALIEAGIVEQDTFRHYFTIDTNLSFTDSQNKIEMLVIPDQKLRFSVMIDYETNVLGTQHAILDDISLFKEEISDSRTFVFLHELEFLLQNNLIKGGDVSNAIVFVDKVVSLEELDRLAEHFHKSEVSVLKEGILNNVNLHFPNEPARHKLLDLIGDISLIGMPIKGHIIAKRPGHYANVELARVIKQHIKKEARRFKAPVVDPNKPPLYDINDIQKFLPHRPPFLLVDKILEINDTEVIGLKNVTMNESFFVGHFPDEPIMPGVLQVEAMAQAGGILILSTVPNPKEYISLFLKIENVKFRHKVVPGDTLVFKLALVSPVRRGICHMKGMAFVGDKVVTEAELIAQITKRVNAK; encoded by the coding sequence ATGGCTGAGAGACAAAAGACCATAAAAAATTCCATATCGATATCAGGAGCCGGATTGCATACAGGAAAGAATGTAACGCTGACTTTCAAACCTGCTCCCATCAATCATGGCATAACCTTCATTCGTACTGATATTGATGGCAGGCCGGTCATTTCAGCAGATGTCGACAATGTTGTGGACACTACGCGCGGAACCACGCTGGCAAAAAACGGAGCAAAGATCATAACTGTTGAACATGTTCTTGCCGCAGTGGCAGGTTTATGTATTGATAATTTAATTATCGAGGTGGATTGTTCTGAAACACCAATTCTTGACGGAAGCTCCAAATATTATGTCAATGCCCTTATCGAAGCCGGAATTGTGGAACAGGACACATTCAGGCACTATTTCACCATAGATACCAATTTATCCTTCACCGATTCACAGAACAAGATAGAGATGCTTGTCATCCCGGATCAAAAACTCAGGTTTTCGGTAATGATCGATTATGAAACGAATGTGCTGGGTACCCAGCATGCTATTCTGGATGATATTTCACTTTTTAAGGAAGAGATTTCAGATAGCCGGACATTCGTTTTCCTGCATGAGCTTGAGTTTCTTTTGCAGAATAATCTGATTAAGGGGGGTGATGTCAGTAATGCCATTGTTTTTGTTGATAAAGTTGTTTCACTGGAAGAGCTCGATCGTCTGGCAGAACATTTCCATAAATCGGAAGTGAGTGTATTGAAAGAGGGTATTTTGAATAATGTCAATCTCCATTTCCCCAATGAACCCGCCCGGCATAAATTGCTAGATCTAATAGGGGACATCTCGCTTATCGGGATGCCCATAAAGGGTCACATCATCGCCAAGAGGCCGGGACATTACGCAAATGTGGAACTTGCCAGAGTAATAAAACAACATATCAAAAAAGAAGCCCGTCGGTTTAAAGCGCCGGTCGTCGATCCAAACAAGCCCCCTCTTTATGATATTAATGACATTCAGAAATTCCTTCCACACCGTCCACCTTTCCTGCTGGTGGATAAGATACTCGAGATCAATGATACAGAAGTCATTGGCCTTAAAAATGTCACAATGAATGAATCTTTCTTTGTAGGACATTTCCCAGATGAGCCCATAATGCCGGGTGTATTGCAGGTTGAAGCGATGGCACAGGCAGGAGGCATACTTATCCTTAGCACCGTGCCAAATCCCAAAGAATATATCTCCCTTTTCCTGAAGATCGAAAATGTCAAATTCCGGCATAAAGTAGTTCCGGGAGATACGTTGGTTTTCAAACTTGCGCTTGTTTCCCCTGTCAGAAGAGGCATATGCCACATGAAAGGGATGGCTTTTGTTGGCGACAAAGTGGTCACCGAGGCAGAATTGATTGCACAGATCACAAAACGAGTAAACGCAAAATAA